The DNA segment tagtttatttttctcttcttctcaaTTTTGTCATCTCAGTTCACAACCACAATTCAATTTCAACtgcaaattcaaattttagtcAAAACCTGTTTGACTAAACATCAACCACTGCTGCAATgctaataaaataacaaatgctaccttcttatttttttaccttAATTTTTACGTGTCATATGTACTGCATTCTTAATTGGAAAGACAGTAGTTTAAATTCTTACCTCATTTTCTTCTGTATTAAGCAACATTGTACCCACAATGCTACCTAGTAAACTTCTCCCACTAAACCTTCCAACCGAATCTAAGCATAATAATCAATGCTCACAGATacaatttattcattaaatagtTACACACTATTCATGACAGTAAGATTATGTTGCAATTTTATTTACTGATATTTAAAGTTgagtgaatttttttctttaaactgtacaataaaatataaaataaaaattaaatatatttttagtctttaaattttaatatcaaattaaaatttattttgtgtcaAATATTTTCCTGTCAAACAAATTTTTAGATTAACACTTGAACAATTTATCTCATTTAATAAATTCTAACTCAAATATCagtttaaaatgtaaaaaaaaatatatatttattgaattctaaaattttgagacaaaaatatattaaaatttaaaaaacatataaattttaattttaatgactCTGTATATTTACGCCAAACCAATTTCCTTGCTGGTTGAAATGATTGAGTGTGTCCAAATGTGGAAGTTTGCCAAGTGTTGACACATAAAAGCATTAAGAAGATAAAGTTGCCGAGTGCTACCAGAAAGGCAACCCACAAATTTTCACACAAATCAGTGGACCCACAataaaactaaactaatatTCAATGCAATAcaatataagataaaatcaaacaccTAGGTAGTTATTGATGAAGTTCCTAATCAGAAAGTAACGTGTGACATTAAAACTGTACAAACAGTTCTGACTTAGGTTATCAGCTACATCCACTTTCCAGCTTCCTAGTCATACCACAAAAACGAGGTATTTTGACACTCAAACTTTCAGTGTTCAAACATTCTTATTCCTGGAACAATTTCAACCAAGAAAATATACCCAAAACCAACACAATTGAAAACATTTCAGCTCACCAAATCAAACTGATTATGCAAAACTAAGCACGCCAAGAAACACAAGGCATGCTGTGCACCACTTCATATAACATACATGACCAACACCACCCCGCAATATTACACTTCAAAACATACCAATACCATGCATTCCCACATTCCTTTTCACTACAACGCCATGACCAAACCAAGAACTCTCAACCTCACCTTCTTCATGCAAGACATCCAAATTTTTGAGATTTTCCTTGCGGTTCTTGTCTTCCTACTCATTCATTCTCTTAGACAAAAGAGGCACCATGGCCTAGTCGTTTGGCCTGTCCTTGGAATGGTTCCATCTTTGGTCACAGGACTCCGAACCAACTTGTATGAATGGATCACAGAAGTGCTCAAACGGCAAAACGGGACATTCAGATTCAAAGGGCCTTCCTTTAGCAACCTCAACTGCATTGTCACTGCTGATCCTCGCAACTTGGAGCACCTTCTCAAAACCAAGTTCCCTCTGTTCCCTAAGGGAGGATACTTCAGGAACACGGTTAGAGACCTATTAGGAGAAGGTATATTCAATGCAGACGATGACACCTGGCAGAAACAAAGGAAAATAGCAAGCATTGAGTTTCATTCAACCAAGTTCAGACAATTAACAACGGAATCCTTGTTCGAGCTTGTCCACTATAGGCTCTTGCCTGTGTTAGAGGCATCGGTTAGGAAATCGGTTGCAATAGACCTGCAAGACATTCTCTTAAGGCTAACTTTTGACAATGTTTGCATGATAGCCTTTGGTGTTGATCCAGGTTGTCTGCGCTTGGGTTTACCTGAGATACCATTTGCCAAAGCCTTTGAGGATGCAACAGAAGCCACAGTGTTTCGTTTTGTTACCCCAACGTGCGTTTGGAAGGCCATGAGGCTTCTCAACCTGGGGGTGGAAAGGAAGCTGAAGAAGTCCATAAAAGGGGTTGATGAGTTTGCTGAGAATGTCATTCGGACTAGAAAGAAGGAACTCTCTTTGCAATGTGAAGACACAAAGAATAGGTCAGATTTGTTAACTATGTTCATGAGGCTGAAGGATGAGAATGGAAGAGCCTACTCGGATAAGTTTTTGAGGGATATATGTGTGAACTTTATATTGGCAGGGAGGGACACCTCTTCGGTTGCTTTGAGTTGGTTTTTCTGGTTGCTTGAACAGAATCCTGAAGTGGAGGAGAATATTCTAGCAGAGATATGCAGGTTGGTAAGTCAAAGGAACGACATAAAAAGGGAAGAGTTTGATAATTCTTTGAGATTTAGGCCGGAGGAGATCAAGAAGATGGATTATTTGCATGCTGCCTTATCAGAAGCTCTAAGGTTATACCCTTCTGTGCCTGTGGATCACAAGGaggtatttatttaatttctttcataCTCATTCTTTTTCCATTCCAATTGCTATAAGCTTACGAATAATTCCAAATTTGGTTATTAATATCTGTTTTGAGATGTAAAATTCATCTTAGCACTACATGTTCATTGTCCAGTAAAGCCAGGACAGTCTGTTTTCAGAGTTGTTGCTCAATTAGAACTGAAACTTTGTTtggataatttaaataataatttttttacatcaaaAGTCAACATAGATTATAGGAGAATTCTCGGTGGAAATAGGACCACACACATAAAAAATAGTAGTGTACTCCTATGTTTTGTTCTGATACATAGACGTTCAATCTGTTCCTTCAAGCGTCTGAGTTATTAAATTCTCCGAGCTGATGCAGAGCAGCTAGCTATTATTAGGTCTATTTAACAACCACAATTCTTTGGCAGCCCCCTAGAAAAATTAGGCACGGGTAACGGCAATCATAAAAGAGTGGGAAATCCTAGAATTGTTTAATGTCTCGTGAgtcaaatttgttttcaaaaccTGTCAAATTTACTGGCTAAGCATGATCTGACAAGTCAATGAAAAACACACATGCGTAGTAAATACTGTAGTGAGAGAAATCACACAATTCAAAGTGATATTGAATGCAGCTAGAAGTGATGCTAGTGTGCAATTATGAAATTTTCAGGTTGTTAAAGATGACACATTCCCAGATGGAACGGTACtaaagaaaggaacaaaagtGATCTACGCAATCTATGCAATGGGAAGAATGGAGAGCATATGGGGGAAGGACTGGAAGGAGTTCAAGCCAGAAAGGTGGCTAAGAGATGGGAGGTTCATGAGTGAGTCTGCCTACAAATTCACTGCATTCAATGGTGGTCCTCGTTTGTGCTTAGGCAAAGATTTTGCATACTACCAGATGAAATATGCTGCGGCCAGCATCATATTCCGGTACCGTGTGAAGGTGGTGGAGAACCACCCTGTAGAGCCAAAGCTTGCCTTAACTATGTACATGAAGCATGGCTTAAAAGTTAACCTATACCGCAGGGATGTTGCACAAATTCACAGACACTTGGAGGAAGGGTTCAAATAATCTAATTCATGATGATCACGCAGTAGTAATGTAGTTTTCAGTTTGTTTCTTATTTGGAAAGTTTGTAAGtacaaaaatgataaagaaactGGATTGGATAGATATAGAGCTGGAGAACACTAAATAATGAAGTTCATGTTCTGTTGATGGGATATTCCAGAACTGTATTTCCTAATGAATATATTTCTGGTCCGTGTGAATTAGATAGACAGTACTTTTACAAACATTTGCCTGTATGGTTTGTTATCTTTAATGAATAAATGCTTCCCAACGGATCCCTGTCACTTTTTATTCCATGATTCATAAGAACTTATCCAAAAAAAAACCACGTTAATCATCTGTCTAATATTCAGCAATATATATCCTATAAACAGGAACgggaaatttttttttctttaaccaaTTGATTTTCCACATCAAGATCAGTTGTTTTTTTGGATTACGCCCAAAGAGGATTAATagttcataaatttttttctcttatctctATTCTTAATCCTTACTTCTTACAAGAGACTTATTCTTGTTCTAGGATCAAACACCTTATGCTGGGCTCCACAATAAACTAGTTCTATCTttctaaacatacttgaaaTCCATCACAATGTTTGTAACCAACAAACAAGCTCACTATATAGTCTAACATCCAAGACTATCTAGGACATGGGGATCCCGACGAGAAAACCATGCTGAGAGAATGAAACATTGTCATGGATTGTTAataacaatatttgaacatttcCCAGAGTTTCATTTTTTAAGAAGCTCGGACCCTATACTTCAAGGAAAGaagatatgaaaaatgtttatcAGTTTAAGCCATTCCATTCATCGTAGAACTCTTTCACAAACTCCTCCATGAACTTATGCCTTCTTTCAGCCCTCCTTTTCCCAGCCTGAAATAAGTAGTTGATATTCAATTTCCTCGACAGACTTTAGTAAATATGCATGTATTTCTACAGAGACTTAATACATTAGCATTTTCTTGACAGGCTTTACAAAAGAAAGTGGCACCTTTTGCAAAATTTTGTGTGTTGGACAAAAATAGTTATATTGCCATCATACCTTGGTTTTCATCATATCTTTGAGCTTGAGAAGCTTCTCATGAAAATGATTAATAGTAGTCTGTTCCTCTTTGTTCATGTATTGCTCCTTGGACAAATCAGAACGTGGCAGAATGGAGGGATCATGCAGCAACCTCTTCTTACTCCCGCCAAAAGTGAAGCAACGTGCAATTCCTGATATAGAGGTAAAAGACTCAAACTAAGAGATTTCCCATTTATACTTTTCATAACTTGTTTTAACACCCACTTTAAATCCCCCTCCTTCTCTCATTACATCACTTGTATCAGCTATCACTTTTTCCCTATCTTCCTATGTCTCTCTCTAAGGGTGTAAACAACCCAGCACAGTGTCAAGAAATCATTTCGCTATGCTTTAATATCCCAATTACTGCTCCAGCTTTTGGGCTTTGAGGCTTTGGGgactaatatttaatttaagtgCCTTTGGAGCACCCCCTACCTGAAAGATGAAACACAGCTAATTTAACAAAATACCTATAGCACCAATAGCATCAAGTCGATCAGCATCTTGCACAACTCCAAATTCTGGAAACCAATCACTACTTCCATTTCCAGTCACCTCTTCCTTGAAACCTGGATATTGGAAGCAGCATCTTATCTGAGTATTTTATAGCAATAGAGATGAAATTGAAAAGTGGTAGAAGCAAGACATTGTTAAGAGCACACGtacaaattttagaaatttaccAACTATTGTTAGAAATACACGAGATACTGAGAAGTGTAAGAACCAAAAGCCTCGAAGCAGAGTTTCTTACTTTTGGGGATATAGATAATCAACGGAAGCGATATATCTTTGTGTCCTAAATATTTCCCTATCCCCACCCCAACAGAAAGCACCAACTAAAAATAAATCCGAGAAAGCTATCATAAGCACATTAGagcataaaaaagaaaagaatatacaaaaaattaaaaaataacatcagAGTAAAGAAGATATCCGATTGATCACTCATAAGCTAAAACATTTTCCACATTACAGCTTGAAATAACATCCATatcaatcaaacaaaaacaaaggtaATAAATAACAATGTTCAGGAGACAAAAGATTTATAGTTGCCCTCAAAACTCACCCATTTCTCTGATGATCCGCAAAATTGTTAATTTCTTGTCCTCCTCAACTCCCTCTTGGTCAAGAAAATTCTCAACAATTTTTTCCTCGGATGGGTCCCTGGATGACAAATCagtttcccaaaaaaaaagaaaagaacaacacACAGAATGGTAAATTGGAAGAAAAGGAGTAAAAATGATCAACAAGCAGACCCATTTGCCACATGATGGGATTTATGACAGGAATTAATGGAAATTACATCACTTTGCTGTACTGTATTAAAGGAACAAGATAAAAGCATCACGCTTGAACTGAATGGACCATACGTTACAAACAGAAGCTATGTAAATTTTCTAACCTAAGGTATTTGTAGTCGGCTATGTCATGGAGCAGTGCAGCAAGCTCAACCTAGGAATAAGAATATGATGCAAAGctgaaaaatagaacaaaagaaaaaagagaaaaaggataTGACTGAGGAAAAGAGTAATGAGAAAAGTCACGATTTGCATGGAGTGAGGATCGGAAGAGAGGCCTTCCTCTTCGGCAAGTGAGAGAGCAAGATCACGAACTCTCCAAACATGAGCTGCGTCATGGGAAGCATCGTTCCctttcatcatcttctccaCAAGAGCTTCTGcatttcttcttacactctcCATCTCTGCTTATCCCTTTAACCAATGGTTAGAGCAACTTCTCCAAAACCAATTTAGCTTAACTTCACACTTACTTTTTGACTTTCATCACATTTCAATGaagagatatttaaaaataaataagtaattcaactttaaaagtaaaaaacattattatactCATTCAAATAATAAACTTTATCGTGTGcaataatcaaacataaattagAATAATGTTTGATAAATCAACTTGTATAATTAAAGATATCATCATAGTCgattaaaaattagaataatgttttaattaaaataatataattacctttttaagtagtgaaaaattgaattatgagACAGAACTTATAGAAAAATGACTCTTATAAAATATCATCGTTGAagtaaaatttacaataaaataaaataaatgacttaaaaataatgttagcATTGTAAGATctgtttaaactaaaataaattttcatgatAAAGTTTGATAATGTGTTAGAGATGTTTCGAGTaaattaacacatttttttacacagttttgatttcatttttgttaaatattatcaggaaaattcaataaatacaaattttaataataaaacatgtaattttaactaaaaaaaacatgttaagaaTATCAAAAACTAATGAATGTGCTAGCagaatttttaaaagttcaattttcattcaaacaaattagataTCTTTTAGCTcgagattttttaaaatttcatatgcTTATGCAAGAATAACATATAGTTTATTTGACATTCTGTGATTTAGtctgtattaaaaaaatactaaaactatACGTTCTTAAATTGAgtgtataatatatatgaaacgAGCTTAGGTTATCTAAAAGTTGAAGGGATGAGACGCAAAGACTAGGTCAAAGTCTTGGGTGTAAGATATACACACTACCATGGAGTGTGTGGGGTGCCTTAAATAGCAAGGGACTCTCAccattttcatcattcaagcttccattttcatcattcaaacTTTCCATAGCCATGGCCAAAACCAAAACTAAAGGCTTACAATATCCAAAACCCAAAGCCTCTCTTTTTCTATGTTGTTTTGGATCAGTTCAGAACAAAACGCCAAAAGATAACTCCACCATCATCACTCATCATAACCCACCGAAACAGAACATTCGCACCAGCAAGAAATCAATGGCCAAAACGGTGCCGCTTCAGGAAGAGTTGGAGTTTCCTGACATGAAGAGTTATACCAAACTGCATTCATCAAGCTGGAAGTGGAGGTCAAAGTCAAAGTCAATGTCAATGTCAAAGTCAAAGCCACTCAGTAACACTCAAATCAATTCCACTCTCGGCCAACCACTCTCGCAATCACAGTCGCCGGTATGATTACTTGCATATTTCATCagtatgatttttataattttattattcatatactttgccattattaattaaacaatgaGAAGAACTAAAAGATTACTGAAATTAATCTCTCTTTACTGTTACTTGGTTAATTAATTTCTGCAGAAGCTAAGGAACAAACCAGAGTACGACACGCGTCAACACGCGGTTTCTCTCCCAAGTTCGAAACGGCAGCATGGGGTGCATGAAACGACGGGGAAAGACtggaagcagaagcagaagcatCAACAGGATCACGTGATTGGCGCGTGCATGTTTATAGTAAGTTTGGTATCAGTGATAGTGTTGGGTCGTTTAGGTTCGATCTTTTGCACCACCTCTTTCGTCTATCTCGTCCCTGCCTTCGCAAAAAGACAACGTCAATTCCGTCGTTGATGCTTCAAACGACAACAAAGTCATCCAAAGATGTCGCGGTTTTGCTGTAGATACTGATAATAACTCTTGAGAAAATTGTGTATAATACGCGTGCAtttctattttgtattttgtataataaaaactattcaACTTAATCACATTATTATCGCGTTTTATATGTTGTAGTAAGTTTCTAgtaatcatatttataaattttgaatttttagttaaaaatattcaattacggtctaatattttataaatatgttttattatattaattatatagtttatgtaaatgattttaatacatAAAGTATCAAACTTCTTTAGTCAGTATTATTCTAAATTCTAAAGTACTCTTAATAAGAATTGACCAATTACTTTGAAAATACATTGATTGGTCTTTTGTGTACAAGGTTGATTTACTTCAttgtttattacaaaaataatttttgttatgtcACTCCATTGCTCCCATGAATCGTGGCATCATTGCCTAAAATTCGAGAAACACGTATGAAAAAGTgtgaacatattttattatataagataAGATGTGAGTAACCCAATGTTGGAGTGGTTGGAATTTACACAATTGTTGATTTTCTTATGTTATGGAGTATTGAAAAATACAATGGTTGCATCATCGAATGTTACGCTGGATATTTGCTACCATTAATCACAAGACATGTAAATTATTGCATAGACAACCTTTAGTTTTGCTCTTTTgcataaaaagcaaaaaattaaaaacaaaggCCTCTTATATTTAGTACATGTGTTGGctatctgaaaataaaatttatttaaaatgttaagaACGAAAAAGTATATCgacaaataattattcaaatattgacagataaatattatatagaaaaacatcataagttaaaattacaatatatttgtgatgagaaaattatatgattttacaTAGAGAACAGTCGTGTGGCTTGatttattacttttacacaCTTATCAACCAATgtgttattttaattgttttataatatttttgaattatacttttaatatcTCTCGTATGATTAGATATATGAATATGGACCCGTGTTAATAGAGAAGAATAAGagtaaaatatgaaactaactaaaattaatgattaatataaactaaacttGTTGGAAAAAACTCCTTTTTAACTAACATGTTAAAACTTTTGCATTGATCACGTAAGGCAAGTAAGAAAAATAGGAATGAAGTcaaagatttgataaattaaagaatgtttttatatttaattactaaaaatttgttagattCTAATTACACTAGACGTGGCATGGGGTAGCATTAAAGGAATTATTAATGTGGAGCATTAAACCAAATAAAGATCAAAGTTCGTGCATGTATGTGTTTGGTTGTGAATGAACTTTTATCAAATATGGATAAGAACTGCAGAAAAGGTTGAGTGTTTTGGTTTGAAGCCATGAACAATTTTATAAGGTTTTAAGTTTAAGCAGAAAACGATATATGTGAAAATGCAGATAAGAACCAAGGAAAAGGTTGAATGTTTGGTTGGAAACTTTTATcttttgacaattttatttgGGTTTAAAATGTGGGTAAGGATTAGAAGAGATTTATAGACTAAGATATTATGATTAGATTTCTATGTTGTGTCATTGTATAATTTAACATATTGTCAAAATGTCCATGAATATTATGTTTGCTTTTgagaatataattaatatgttatttaaaacATCCAACAGTAACTAGTAGTTAAAAGTTTATTAGTTGAAATAGATGTTCATGTATTGAActgcaaataataaatttacgcgtgtaaaagaaaagaataaacttGTATTCCTTAAAATGTTcccaattatttattttaaaatagttattacaCTTAACAAAATAGTATGTCTCATGAACTAATTATAACATGtggaaaaacaattttattaatttttattttttaacaatttttcatCTAAACATAtccaatataataaaataaaccctacttaatatatatatatatatatatatatatatatatatatatatatatatatatatattattttgttagtgagagttcttttttttatacataaagtttatttagttttaggttaaaaaaaatctctattaaaaacttaattttaaattaaggtattttaataattttaaaattttatttaaaataaaaagataaaaagtaactgtattattagttattattttttagtttaaaaaataattatcttttattttatattttattttaaaagacaactatcttttaaaataattatttaatataattactttttatttcttttattttaaattaatttttaaaattattaaaatatctttaaatttatcgttaatttttttaacaaaagtatTTTTGTGATTTAGATCTTGATATACTTTGTTAAAATACGATTAAATTAACAAACTCTCTATGTAAATAATAGATAAATCCGAAATATATCTTATACTAAAAAACAACTGTCAATTAAAAAAaggtataattttaattataatacaatttataaattgagATATTTGTTATAGgttgtcaaaaataaaataatgtttttaaaattaaaaagaatgaaCTGAAACAGAACCATAAGGAAAACCAAATCAGAGAAGCCCTAATCAAAGCAAAGCTAATCGAAAAATCCCAACTTCGGATCGTGTTGGGAGCCATGAGAGGTTTTGCGAGAAGCTCGAACTCTTTGATGAGGAAGTTGTTCCATGGAAAGAACGTTCAATCCCAATGCAGTAGTCGTTCGTACAGTCTCATCCCAATGGTGATTGAGCACTCTTCCCGAGGGGAGAGGGCTTACGACATCTTCTCGCGCCTCCTCAAGGAGCGCATTATCTGCATCAATGGACCCATCTCCGACGACACTGCTCACGTCGTCGTTGCGCAGCTCCTCTTCCTCGAATCCGAAAACCCTTCCAAACCCATCAACATGTACGTCAACTCCCCTGGTGGTGCCGTCACCGCAGGTACCCTTTTCATTTTATCGTCTcttgtctctctctctctctaattGCGTTTACCTCTTCAAAATCGCATTTTTCGATCAACCCATTTTGCAACACCcctaattgttataaaatagaATGGAACGCGTCTGTGATGTGTAAAATGTGTGGTTTTTGTTCTTTAATCTATAATCGATGGTAATTGCTCAATGGGTCAAATGAATGATCTTCTAATGGATAAACAAACTATTTAGTTGGTTTTTGTAATATAATGTTCTTGTGTTTTGCTTGGGGTTCGATTTTGAGTCTCCTTCatgaacaaaaaaacaaaaaatgtaatCAGAGAAGAGAGATCTCACTAGGCTTGGTTACTAGATTATTTTTATCCGTAAGAATTGAATACATGTTATATAGCTTACAACAACTCACACACCCTGCCTAACCAACCCAGATAGACTTTCTTCAAGTTAGTGGATTTCCTTGTAGAGATTGGTTATAAATTGGAACACAGAATGGTTCTGGGAACAAAGGGACTACAGCTTAAAATGGAAACTATAGAAATCATGTGAATATGttaactttttctaatttttttttcaagtgtgTATAATTTATGCTCTGTTCTGAGACCTGGCATTGGTGTCACTGTTATGTGTAGGGCTAGCTATCTATGATACGATGCAGTATATTAGGTCTCCGGTCAGTACGGTATGCATGGGCCAAGCTGCATCCATGGGTTCTCTCCTATTGGCTGCGGGTGCCAGGGGGGAGAGGCGGGCTCTTCCAAATGCATCAATCATGATTCACCAACCTTCTGGTGGTTTTAGTGGCCAGGCAAAGAATATTGCGGTTCACGCCAAGCAGATCGTTCGAGTTTGGGATTCTTTGAATGCGTTGTATGCCAAGCACACAGGCAAGTCGGTTGAGGTCATTCAGGCAAATATGGACGCAGATAACTTCATGACTCCTCAAGAGGCCAAAGAGTTTGGGATCATTGACGAGGTCATTGACCAGAGACCTATCACTTTGGTTTCTGATGCTGTTGGTAATGAAGGGAAAGACAAAGGTTCCAATTAGATCCAGATGGAGGGTAAGATTTCTTTTGGGAATCCTTGCTGTATTTAAATGCTTTGCCTGTCACCTTAGGTATAAGTTGCAGCTGATATAGTGTTATCAACCAAACATAATCTGTTAGTTTTGAGTTAGACTTGATCATTAAACTTCAGTATTGTGCTCAATTCGGTTTCATAATTTCATTGgcatatttttttgttacacAAATTTGGAACATTAAGCACCTTTATCTTGAATTGCTAATTATATCCACAATAACACCATATGATTGTTTCAGTGAGGgtatataattttacttttgagTACTAACTTTTCTGTGAAGAGTAAAATTTTGATATCTATTGAGTTTTGTTACTCGAGGCTACCTTAGCTCTTAACAAATTGATATGAGCTTTGATAATCAAATATGTCCATCCTCTATTGCCATGCTCTTAGATTGATCTTGTCTATGTGTTTATTGCGTATATATTCTACAAGGCAAAAGGAGGTCCTTAAATTTTATAGTCATTGTATGTATTAAAATGCATTAAATTGGCAAGGTGGTCTTGTTTTTTTGTAGTGATATGTTTAACTTACTACTAtggtcattttttattatttaattagacGTTCATAGAAAACATATGGAGAATTTGACAAACTTTTTGCTGTTGGTAAATGCAACgttttgtgtatgtgtgtggaGTATATGAAGTAGAAATGGTTGATTGTTGGAGCATAGTAATCAATTTCAAATAGGTGTGGAGTACCAGACCCCAAACAGTTATAACAAGACAGCCAATAGCAGGATCATCAATATTTTGAACCCTAAACAAACATTTATACTACAATTATCTGTGCTGGAAAACAATGGTATATTCCAAAAATAAAGTATTCTAACCCCaagataattaaaatcaaacatataTGATCCATGGGCATGTTTGTAATATAGACCAACGAATGTACCAAAATAGCTTATTTACATGATTATGTTG comes from the Vigna radiata var. radiata cultivar VC1973A chromosome 2, Vradiata_ver6, whole genome shotgun sequence genome and includes:
- the LOC106755878 gene encoding cytochrome P450 86B1 is translated as MTNTTPQYYTSKHTNTMHSHIPFHYNAMTKPRTLNLTFFMQDIQIFEIFLAVLVFLLIHSLRQKRHHGLVVWPVLGMVPSLVTGLRTNLYEWITEVLKRQNGTFRFKGPSFSNLNCIVTADPRNLEHLLKTKFPLFPKGGYFRNTVRDLLGEGIFNADDDTWQKQRKIASIEFHSTKFRQLTTESLFELVHYRLLPVLEASVRKSVAIDLQDILLRLTFDNVCMIAFGVDPGCLRLGLPEIPFAKAFEDATEATVFRFVTPTCVWKAMRLLNLGVERKLKKSIKGVDEFAENVIRTRKKELSLQCEDTKNRSDLLTMFMRLKDENGRAYSDKFLRDICVNFILAGRDTSSVALSWFFWLLEQNPEVEENILAEICRLVSQRNDIKREEFDNSLRFRPEEIKKMDYLHAALSEALRLYPSVPVDHKEVVKDDTFPDGTVLKKGTKVIYAIYAMGRMESIWGKDWKEFKPERWLRDGRFMSESAYKFTAFNGGPRLCLGKDFAYYQMKYAAASIIFRYRVKVVENHPVEPKLALTMYMKHGLKVNLYRRDVAQIHRHLEEGFK
- the LOC106755669 gene encoding uncharacterized protein LOC106755669, translating into MESVRRNAEALVEKMMKGNDASHDAAHVWRVRDLALSLAEEEGLSSDPHSMQIVELAALLHDIADYKYLRDPSEEKIVENFLDQEGVEEDKKLTILRIIREMGFKEEVTGNGSSDWFPEFGVVQDADRLDAIGAIGIARCFTFGGSKKRLLHDPSILPRSDLSKEQYMNKEEQTTINHFHEKLLKLKDMMKTKAGKRRAERRHKFMEEFVKEFYDEWNGLN
- the LOC111242765 gene encoding uncharacterized protein LOC111242765; this translates as MAKTKTKGLQYPKPKASLFLCCFGSVQNKTPKDNSTIITHHNPPKQNIRTSKKSMAKTVPLQEELEFPDMKSYTKLHSSSWKWRSKSKSMSMSKSKPLSNTQINSTLGQPLSQSQSPKLRNKPEYDTRQHAVSLPSSKRQHGVHETTGKDWKQKQKHQQDHVIGACMFIVSLVSVIVLGRLGSIFCTTSFVYLVPAFAKRQRQFRR
- the LOC106755643 gene encoding ATP-dependent Clp protease proteolytic subunit 2, mitochondrial; translation: MRGFARSSNSLMRKLFHGKNVQSQCSSRSYSLIPMVIEHSSRGERAYDIFSRLLKERIICINGPISDDTAHVVVAQLLFLESENPSKPINMYVNSPGGAVTAGLAIYDTMQYIRSPVSTVCMGQAASMGSLLLAAGARGERRALPNASIMIHQPSGGFSGQAKNIAVHAKQIVRVWDSLNALYAKHTGKSVEVIQANMDADNFMTPQEAKEFGIIDEVIDQRPITLVSDAVGNEGKDKGSN